ATAAAATTATATCTTTTAGCAATCAATTTTTAAGGCATCTTATCGTCAGTATTTTAGCGTTTAGCTTTCGTCAATTCTCTATTTTTTTTACGTCAATGCTAATAGTTTCCATATATGCTTAGCATCGGGCGGGCCATGTGGAATGAGAGTTGGCTAGCACGATTGCCCCTGAATAAAGCAGTACAGTTCATTTGGATGGCCGAGCTGGCAAAAGGTGATCGGACATTCATCACGACCGTGGATGATATTGCGTAATAATGGAATGAAGGTAGTCCCTATCGATGTGTGTGTATATTTCGGTCGTAGTAATACTTTCATGACCGAGCATATCCTGTACAGCTCTTAAGTCGGCACCACCTTCCACCAGATGTGACGCAAAGCTATGTCTAAAGGTATGTGGGCTGATGGTTTTTTGTAAACCAATTTTTAAGGCAAGTTCTTTGATGATCAAGAAGATCATGACCCGGGATAATGCGGCGCCTCTTCTGTTGAGGAATACAATATCTTCATTTCCGGCCTTAATCTTGATATGAGGTCTGATTGTTTCTAAATAGATGCGAAGGTGTTTAATGGCGTGTTGACCAATTGGAATGAGGCGTTCTTTGCTTCCCTTACCCTCAACTTTGATAAATTCGACGTCTAAAAAAAGGTTTGATATTTTGAGTGTGACAAGTTCGGAAACACGGAGACCACATCCGTATAAGATTTCGATGATCGTTTTATTACGCTCACCCTCGGGTGAAGAGAGATCGATTGCCGCGATCAATTGGTCAATCTCATGTATGCTCAAAACGCTGGGCAGCTTGCGTGCCAAGCGTGGTGCCTGAAGAAGGTCTGTCGGATTGTTGACTAATTCATGCTCGATCATCAAAAAGTTAAAGAAAGTCTTCAGACCAGATATCAGCCGGGATTGTGTGAAGGGTGAAATATTAAACTCCTGCAACCAAGCCAAAAACTCCTGTATGTTCTTTCTCGTGACGGTATTTAAAACCAAATGATTGTCTTCGCAGTAGATCTGAAATTTGGATACGTCATTTAAGTAAGCATCAATTGAATTAACGCTTAAGCCTCTTTCGAACTTTAAGAATTGTTCGAATTCTTTTTTTATATCACTCCAGTTTTCAAAATCCATTTGCAACAAAATTACAATTAACTGTTGTTCTTTTCGAAAGTTATTCTGTATTTTTAAGTGGAATTTTTACAGATTATAAGTAATACAAAGAGACGTTCCCTTATAGCGGGTCCCGATTCCTCCTTGGATAATGAAAAAAGTATTAATCTGTATTTTACGATTTATCGGGACAATTGATCTCCTGTTCCGTTTACCCTAATATAAAACAATTAGCAAAAATAACTGAAAAAAGACATTTTTTTGTATGAAATTCATTAAACCACTCGCATTAGCTTTTCTATTACCGGCTACGTTCTATATAGCAGAAGCAAAAATGCCAACCACGTTAACTGCGGAAGCGCGCGCGATTCTATCCCAAGATAGTTTGGCCCTGAATCAAAAATTACCCTTCGACAATGAAGTCGTCACAGGGAAACTGAAAAATGGATTTACATACTTTATTCGTAAAAATAGCGAACCTAAAGGTCGTGTTACCATGTATCTGGGCATGAAGGCCGGCTCTATTCTGGAAAATGAAAAACAGCTCGGTCTGGCACATTTTTTAGAGCATATGAACTTCAATGGCCTGAAGCACTTTCCAAAGAATGAATTGGTTAACTACCTGCAGAAAGCGGGTGTTCGATTTGGATCGGACCTCAATGCCTATACCAGCTTTGACCAGACCGTTTATCAGCTACCCATTCCTTCTGACGATCCTGAACTTTTAAAAAATGGTTTGCAGGTGATGCGCGATTGGGCTCAGGACGCTTTGTTGGATGGCGAAGAAATTGATAAAGAACGGGGTGTTATCCTCGAAGAAAAACGAGGTGGAAGAGGAGTACAGCAGCGTTTACAGGATCAGTACTTTCCGATGTTGCTCAATGGTTCCCTTTACTCCAAACGTTTGCCGATCGGAACGGAACAGATACTGAAAACATTTCCCTACACAGAAATACGCAAATTCCATGAAGACTGGTATCGCCCGGATTTACAGGCCCTGATCATCGTTGGAGATATTGATCCCAAGGAAATGGAAGAAAGGGTGAAAGTATTGTTTTCCGATATGAAAATGCCCAAAAAAGCGTTGGAGCGTAAAAAATATCGTGTCGATCTGTTAAACAAGAACCAGTTCTTGGCTATTTCAGATCCGGAACTGCCCTACACTGTTGCACAGATTTTGATCAAAAGCGAAAAAGAAAAGGTTTCCACGGTAGGAGATTACAGAAACGAGCTGTTGAAGAATGTGTTCAATCAGATGATCGCGGGTCGTTTTTCTGAATTGATGCAACAACCGAACCCTCCTTTTATGCAGGCAGGTGGAAGTATCAGCGATTTTGTTGCTAACCTTAATACTTTTTCATTGTTGGTAGTGCCTAAACCAGGCGAGTTGGAATCCGGATTTAAAGCGATGTTAACCGAATTTGAGCGCATTCAAAAATACGGTTTTACACAGACGGAGTTGGATCGGGCCATCGCCGATATGAAAAAGGGTAACGAGATGTCTTTTATCGAGCGTGATAAAAAGAAATCGGATAGCTATGTAAACCGTTATCTCAATTATTTTATTGATGATGAACCGGCTTTAAGTAATGAAAACGCTTATCGTTTGACTAAACAGTTGTTACCAACGTTGAAACTGTCGGAAGTGAATGGTTTGGTGAAAAAATATTATACCGATCTGAACCGCGATGTTTTAGTTATGGGGCCAGAAAAGGATAAGGCCAACTTACCCGCTGAGTCCACCGTGATGGGTTGGGTGAAGGCAGTGGAAGAGAGCCCCGTGACAGCATATGAAGATAAAGTTTCCAATCTTCCCTTGCTTTCAAAAGAGCCCGTAAAAGGCACTGTTGTATCGTCAAAAAGTATTGACGCCGTTCAAGCGAAAGAATTGACCTTAAGCAATGGTGTGAAAGTAATCCTAAAGCCTACGGACTTTAAAAATGATGAGATACAGATTATGGCGTATAGTCCGGGTGGAACATCAGGCTATAGTGATGCAGATTACTTCTCAGCCTCCAATGCATCTTCTTTAATTGATGCGAGCGGTGTTGGACAAATGAACAACGTTGAGCTTACGAAGTATCTCTCAGGAAAAGATGTTTCGATCTCTCCGTATATCTCCGAACGTTATGAAGGTATTTCAGGTAGCACAGATAAAGAAGGCTTGAAGAATGCTTTTGAATTGATTTATGGTTATTTTACCGAGCCTCGATTGGATCAGGATATTTTCCAGAGTACCATGACCCGGGCAAAAGGATCTTTGGAAAATAGATTGAGCAATCCAAATAATGTATTCTCGGATAAAGTGAAAGAAGTGCTTTATGGCAACAATATCCGCCGGCAAAATCCAACGGTAGAAACGATCAATAAAATTGATCGGGAGCGTGCTTTGACAATTTACAAAGAACGATTTGCTGATGCTTCGGATTTTGTATTCACAATCGTGGGGTCATTTGACGAGAATCAGATCAAGCCTTATTTAGAAACCTACCTGGCTTCGTTGCCGGCCCTTAAAAGAGGCGAGACCTATAAGGATTTAAATATCCTAGAGCCGAGCAAGGGCGAGCGCGTGGTTGTTCATAAGGGCAAAGAAGAAAAAGCAAGTACGCAATTGGCTTACTATGGGGATTATTCCTATAATGAAACTGAAAATGTCAATATGGAAGCCTTGGAGAGTGTCTTGACGATCAAATTATTGGAAAGACTCCGTGAAAAAGAAGGTGGAGTTTATGGTGTGGGCGCTCGGGCGAGTTTCAGTAAGCTGCCAAAAGCACGTTATGCTTTTTCCATTGGTTTTGGTTCGGCAGTAGATAAGGCTGATGCCCTAATCGCTTCGGCCTTGGATGAAGTCAAGAAGATTCAGGAAAAAGGCCCTGAAAATGGAGATATCGAAAAGTTCCTAGCAGAACAACAGCGACAAAATGAGTTGAATCTTCGTGAAAATGGTTATTGGCTGAATTATATATCAAGTTCCTATCAGAATGATCTTGATCTTGCACGATATACACGTAGAATAGACAATTTGAAGAAGGTAACTTCGAAGTCGGTGCAGGATGTTGCCGGAAAATATTTGAAAAGAGATCGACTTTTTGAATTTATTTTGATGCCGGATTCTAAATAACAGGAGTCTTGGAAAACAGAAGGGTTGCCTGCGTAGTAGGCAACCCAAAAAAAATCCCAACCATTTCTGATTGGGATTGCCAAAATGTCTAATAAGTATCTCTTGTTAACCCAAATAGGATTTTAAGATTTTGCTTCTTGAAGTGTGTCTCAAACGCTGAAGAGCTTTATCTTTGATCTGACGAACACGCTCACGTGTCAAATTGAATTTTTCTCCGATTTCCTCTAACGACAATTGGTGATTGGAACCTAAGCCAAAGAAAAGTACGATAATTTCACGTTCTCTTTCTGTTAATGTTGCCAATGATCGTTTGATTTCTTCTGACAGAGATTCATCAATCAAAGAACTGTCTGTGTCTGGATCATGGTTCTCCAAAACGTCCAAAAGTGTGTTTTCTTCACCTTGAACAAAGGGAGCATCCATAGATACGTGACGGCCAGAGTTGCTTAGGGTATCCGAAACCTTGTCTACTGTGGTTTCAAGG
The Sphingobacterium multivorum genome window above contains:
- the xerD gene encoding site-specific tyrosine recombinase XerD; the protein is MDFENWSDIKKEFEQFLKFERGLSVNSIDAYLNDVSKFQIYCEDNHLVLNTVTRKNIQEFLAWLQEFNISPFTQSRLISGLKTFFNFLMIEHELVNNPTDLLQAPRLARKLPSVLSIHEIDQLIAAIDLSSPEGERNKTIIEILYGCGLRVSELVTLKISNLFLDVEFIKVEGKGSKERLIPIGQHAIKHLRIYLETIRPHIKIKAGNEDIVFLNRRGAALSRVMIFLIIKELALKIGLQKTISPHTFRHSFASHLVEGGADLRAVQDMLGHESITTTEIYTHIDRDYLHSIITQYHPRS
- a CDS encoding M16 family metallopeptidase, which encodes MKFIKPLALAFLLPATFYIAEAKMPTTLTAEARAILSQDSLALNQKLPFDNEVVTGKLKNGFTYFIRKNSEPKGRVTMYLGMKAGSILENEKQLGLAHFLEHMNFNGLKHFPKNELVNYLQKAGVRFGSDLNAYTSFDQTVYQLPIPSDDPELLKNGLQVMRDWAQDALLDGEEIDKERGVILEEKRGGRGVQQRLQDQYFPMLLNGSLYSKRLPIGTEQILKTFPYTEIRKFHEDWYRPDLQALIIVGDIDPKEMEERVKVLFSDMKMPKKALERKKYRVDLLNKNQFLAISDPELPYTVAQILIKSEKEKVSTVGDYRNELLKNVFNQMIAGRFSELMQQPNPPFMQAGGSISDFVANLNTFSLLVVPKPGELESGFKAMLTEFERIQKYGFTQTELDRAIADMKKGNEMSFIERDKKKSDSYVNRYLNYFIDDEPALSNENAYRLTKQLLPTLKLSEVNGLVKKYYTDLNRDVLVMGPEKDKANLPAESTVMGWVKAVEESPVTAYEDKVSNLPLLSKEPVKGTVVSSKSIDAVQAKELTLSNGVKVILKPTDFKNDEIQIMAYSPGGTSGYSDADYFSASNASSLIDASGVGQMNNVELTKYLSGKDVSISPYISERYEGISGSTDKEGLKNAFELIYGYFTEPRLDQDIFQSTMTRAKGSLENRLSNPNNVFSDKVKEVLYGNNIRRQNPTVETINKIDRERALTIYKERFADASDFVFTIVGSFDENQIKPYLETYLASLPALKRGETYKDLNILEPSKGERVVVHKGKEEKASTQLAYYGDYSYNETENVNMEALESVLTIKLLERLREKEGGVYGVGARASFSKLPKARYAFSIGFGSAVDKADALIASALDEVKKIQEKGPENGDIEKFLAEQQRQNELNLRENGYWLNYISSSYQNDLDLARYTRRIDNLKKVTSKSVQDVAGKYLKRDRLFEFILMPDSK